From Gammaproteobacteria bacterium, a single genomic window includes:
- a CDS encoding TonB-dependent receptor: protein MATCARAALLLLLAVAPASAQSGGTIRGTVVDVFGSALPGVRVTATGSGVDAGDLTDAEGAYEFTGLAPGDLVLTATLFGYATREIPATVRAGTIETVDIVLQPFFQLTPISVVAEEPTVFARNLVAEPMMRQQSSITAVTSVIDNLPGVSVQEGDAYAFDDWSSNVVMRGFQSTINDVQIGTTIDGFPNGTSDYWSGAKANRFVDPINLGGVEVSQGTADIASQSVEALGGTLNFLTADPAEEASRTASVTIGENEGQRFAARVETGSLFGGATRAWVAAIRQEATDWMEGSARNEREHFAAKIVSSHGNLDLTGYLSHDDIHEDVYQRLYSNADFRADPRWDRLIGHWPGVPYLNQFFRPGWQTRRKNTLTYVKADWSVSDLISLSAGVYGHRNWGRGDWLPPYIVDVVDDGGGPESELAGRVPVRGGSQLGVIRFVDGNGVAVGPTPGCNSSYIFNYYGSGGPEVDPACHPAASAVQSYRHSHYGKSRLGANVDGEWSVLFGGGRGSVLRAGIWYEDSRRDLGRDWHRILDPAINFKWDEQPYWHQYEWEFPQSVFKWYAEETLYFGPFELTGGIKQYLVSVSREDRFGVDRTLDVGSDSDVLLSGGLTYETPVEGLDLFLGYAENFRAIGSNLLEVPGRSLDRLEPETASNVDVGVQYAGERVALSATVYSIDFDNRIFYLGPQTPAGPNYLIPGGGAYFNAGGIETSGIELAATVAVSGRTSLYTALTLNDSKYLGTDDPLVDATQGIVAGDDVTGVPPRLWVVSLDRDGPLGGGLSAKYTSARRVSLTADWYTDAYWTTDAYVSFSGEALSDLFRSTEFSIVANNLLDTPYLSAITENAAWLGAPRTISMTATVSF from the coding sequence TTGGCCACGTGTGCTCGCGCCGCCCTGCTCTTGCTCCTGGCCGTAGCGCCGGCGTCCGCGCAGTCCGGAGGAACCATCAGGGGCACGGTTGTGGACGTGTTCGGGAGCGCCCTGCCGGGTGTCCGGGTGACGGCGACCGGCTCCGGCGTGGACGCAGGAGACCTCACGGATGCGGAAGGGGCCTACGAGTTCACCGGATTGGCACCCGGCGATCTTGTCTTGACCGCCACCCTGTTCGGCTATGCGACCCGGGAGATTCCGGCCACGGTCCGAGCAGGCACGATCGAGACGGTCGATATCGTTCTACAGCCTTTCTTCCAACTCACGCCGATCAGCGTGGTGGCGGAGGAGCCCACGGTATTCGCGCGAAATCTCGTCGCGGAGCCGATGATGAGGCAGCAGTCGAGCATCACGGCCGTGACGTCGGTGATCGACAACCTTCCCGGCGTCTCGGTTCAAGAGGGGGACGCGTACGCCTTTGACGACTGGTCGAGCAACGTAGTCATGCGCGGCTTCCAGTCGACGATCAACGACGTGCAGATCGGCACCACCATCGACGGGTTCCCCAATGGCACGTCGGACTACTGGAGCGGCGCAAAGGCGAACCGGTTCGTCGACCCGATCAACCTTGGCGGCGTTGAGGTGTCGCAGGGGACCGCCGACATCGCCTCGCAGTCGGTCGAGGCGCTGGGCGGGACGCTCAACTTTCTGACCGCCGACCCTGCGGAGGAGGCAAGCCGGACGGCCTCGGTCACGATCGGCGAGAACGAGGGCCAGCGGTTCGCCGCGAGGGTCGAGACCGGGTCGCTGTTCGGCGGCGCGACGCGGGCCTGGGTTGCCGCGATCCGGCAGGAGGCGACCGATTGGATGGAGGGCTCGGCACGGAACGAGCGGGAGCACTTCGCCGCCAAGATCGTGTCTTCGCACGGCAACCTCGATCTGACCGGCTACCTCTCCCACGACGACATCCACGAGGATGTCTACCAGCGGCTCTACAGCAACGCCGACTTCCGGGCCGACCCGCGCTGGGACCGTCTGATCGGCCACTGGCCGGGCGTACCCTATCTGAACCAGTTCTTCCGGCCCGGCTGGCAGACGCGGCGCAAGAACACGCTCACCTACGTGAAGGCCGACTGGTCCGTTAGCGACCTGATCTCGCTCAGTGCGGGCGTGTACGGCCATCGCAACTGGGGGCGGGGCGACTGGCTGCCCCCCTACATCGTCGACGTGGTGGACGACGGAGGCGGACCCGAATCGGAGTTGGCGGGCCGCGTGCCGGTGCGGGGCGGTAGCCAGCTCGGGGTGATCCGGTTCGTGGACGGCAACGGAGTCGCCGTCGGGCCAACGCCGGGATGTAACTCGTCCTACATCTTCAACTACTACGGCTCGGGCGGGCCGGAGGTCGACCCGGCATGCCACCCGGCGGCGAGCGCGGTGCAATCGTACCGCCACAGCCACTACGGGAAGAGCCGCCTCGGCGCGAACGTCGACGGGGAGTGGTCCGTGCTGTTCGGGGGCGGACGGGGCAGCGTGCTGCGCGCGGGCATCTGGTACGAGGACTCGCGACGCGACCTCGGCCGCGACTGGCACCGTATTCTGGACCCTGCAATCAACTTCAAGTGGGACGAGCAGCCCTACTGGCACCAGTACGAGTGGGAGTTTCCGCAAAGCGTCTTCAAGTGGTACGCCGAGGAGACGCTGTACTTCGGCCCGTTCGAGTTGACCGGCGGCATCAAGCAATACTTGGTCTCCGTGTCGCGCGAGGACCGGTTCGGGGTCGACCGGACGCTCGACGTGGGTTCGGACTCGGACGTGCTCCTCTCCGGCGGTCTCACCTACGAGACGCCGGTCGAGGGCTTAGACCTGTTCTTGGGCTACGCCGAGAACTTCAGGGCGATCGGCAGCAACCTGCTCGAAGTGCCGGGCAGGAGTCTTGACCGCCTCGAACCCGAGACCGCTTCGAACGTCGATGTCGGCGTTCAGTACGCGGGCGAGCGGGTCGCCCTGAGCGCCACCGTTTATTCCATCGATTTCGACAACCGGATCTTCTACCTCGGCCCCCAGACGCCCGCGGGTCCCAACTACCTGATCCCCGGAGGCGGGGCGTATTTCAACGCGGGCGGCATCGAGACCAGCGGCATCGAGTTGGCCGCTACCGTAGCGGTGTCGGGTCGGACATCCCTCTACACGGCCCTCACGCTCAACGACTCGAAGTATCTGGGGACCGACGATCCGCTCGTCGACGCCACCCAGGGCATCGTCGCAGGCGACGACGTTACCGGGGTGCCGCCCCGGCTTTGGGTGGTCTCCCTCGACCGCGACGGACCCCTGGGCGGCGGGCTGTCGGCGAAGTACACGTCGGCGCGCCGCGTCAGTCTGACGGCCGACTGGTACACCGACGCCTACTGGACGACGGACGCCTACGTCAGCTTCAGCGGCGAGGCGCTTAGCGACCTGTTCAGGTCGACGGAGTTCTCGATCGTCGCGAACAACCTGCTCGACACCCCGTACCTGTCCGCGATCACCGAGAACGCGGCATGGCTGGGCGCGCCCCGAACCATATCCATGACCGCGACCGTCTCGTTCTGA